TGTCAACAGAGGATCATCCGCCTTGTTGAATGCTTCGGCGATAGGAACAGAAAAAAGACTGATCGTTATGTAGGAAACAAGCGAAAGGAGAAGGCTTGTGATCAGCGCATATTTTCGTATACTGTTTTGTACATGCTTTCCTTTTGCATCGGCATGTCTGCTGACG
This DNA window, taken from Desulfovibrio desulfuricans, encodes the following:
- a CDS encoding MATE family efflux transporter, producing VSRHADAKGKHVQNSIRKYALITSLLLSLVSYITISLFSVPIAEAFNKADDPLLTTIASGGMRIYFINLFFAGVNIIASAFLCSCDKPKLA